A stretch of [Clostridium] innocuum DNA encodes these proteins:
- a CDS encoding sugar ABC transporter permease, with amino-acid sequence MKNKKFILIVLIPIFLHLMIFMIGPIIGGLAISFFDYNPLRSDNHFVGLDNFVRLVQDPVFWKATKNTLFFVVITVALNIVISLGIAQLISMFKSNKTRSLFRMIFFLPCVAPLVASSVVWAKSILPTTNGLANMALRTLGLAEVNWLGNPDVLMWSIIVFSIWADIGYNIILFTAGIDGIPGEFYEAADLDGASGWQKFRHITLPLLKRTFTFVTIMTLISHFQAFAQFAVMAVRNGPQNSGLVLTSYIYKTAFETKDMGYASAISLALFMIIMVVSLIQQRANKVEWEY; translated from the coding sequence TTGAAAAACAAAAAATTCATTCTCATCGTCCTGATTCCAATCTTTCTCCATCTTATGATTTTTATGATTGGTCCCATTATCGGAGGTCTTGCGATATCATTCTTTGATTATAATCCTTTACGATCCGATAACCATTTCGTAGGTTTAGATAACTTTGTCCGTCTTGTACAGGATCCAGTATTCTGGAAAGCAACGAAAAACACATTGTTCTTTGTTGTGATTACCGTTGCACTGAATATCGTGATATCCTTGGGAATTGCACAGCTGATCAGTATGTTTAAATCTAACAAGACCCGAAGTCTCTTCCGTATGATTTTCTTCCTGCCATGTGTTGCCCCCCTGGTCGCTTCCAGTGTAGTTTGGGCAAAGAGTATTTTACCTACCACAAACGGACTGGCCAATATGGCATTGCGTACCCTTGGTTTAGCAGAGGTGAATTGGCTTGGAAACCCTGATGTGCTCATGTGGTCCATCATTGTATTCTCTATATGGGCAGATATCGGCTACAACATCATCCTCTTTACGGCAGGTATCGATGGAATCCCTGGTGAATTCTATGAAGCAGCTGATTTGGATGGTGCCAGCGGCTGGCAGAAATTCCGTCATATCACATTGCCTCTGCTGAAGCGAACCTTTACATTTGTGACCATCATGACACTGATTTCTCACTTTCAGGCATTTGCGCAGTTCGCTGTCATGGCAGTTCGTAATGGCCCGCAGAATTCAGGATTGGTTTTGACCAGCTATATTTATAAGACAGCCTTTGAAACTAAGGACATGGGATATGCTTCGGCTATCTCTCTGGCATTGTTCATGATTATTATGGTTGTTTCCCTCATCCAGCAGCGTGCTAATAAGGTAGAATGGGAGTATTGA
- a CDS encoding carbohydrate ABC transporter permease has product MKKHKMTKQKAVRYSIFIGLAILAIFFIMPYFWMLSNSFKSTQEILVNPRHLLPLEPTLSGYEKVLTQSPFFTWFKNSAFITVTNTVIILFTSALVGYVFSKFQFKRKKLLFAILLASMMVPAQTTMIPSFLLINSLGLYNSAGALILPSFVNAFGIYLCKQFCDEIPRELIESAKLDGAGDFTIFWKIIIPQIRPALGALAIFTFLNYWNDYLNPLIMLNEVKKMTLPLALSFFASQHMADLSATMAASALIMVPVTVVFMIFQKHFIKGIAMTGMK; this is encoded by the coding sequence ATGAAAAAACATAAAATGACAAAACAAAAGGCTGTCCGCTATAGTATCTTTATCGGTCTTGCGATCCTTGCAATTTTCTTCATCATGCCGTATTTCTGGATGCTGTCCAATTCTTTCAAAAGCACACAGGAGATTCTGGTTAATCCTAGACATCTTTTGCCGCTGGAGCCAACACTCAGTGGATATGAAAAAGTATTGACACAATCCCCATTCTTCACCTGGTTTAAAAACAGTGCATTTATTACGGTGACAAATACCGTCATTATTCTGTTCACCAGCGCACTGGTAGGCTATGTGTTCTCAAAGTTTCAATTCAAACGCAAAAAGCTATTGTTTGCCATCCTGCTTGCCAGTATGATGGTTCCCGCACAGACAACTATGATTCCTTCATTCCTTTTGATCAATTCACTGGGATTGTATAACAGTGCAGGCGCTTTGATTCTACCCTCCTTCGTAAACGCCTTCGGTATATATCTATGCAAGCAGTTTTGTGATGAGATACCAAGAGAGCTTATTGAAAGTGCTAAGCTGGACGGGGCAGGAGATTTCACGATTTTCTGGAAAATCATTATTCCTCAGATACGACCAGCACTTGGTGCATTGGCTATCTTCACATTCCTGAATTACTGGAACGATTATCTGAATCCACTGATTATGCTGAATGAGGTTAAGAAAATGACGTTGCCGTTGGCTTTGTCCTTCTTCGCATCGCAGCATATGGCTGACCTTTCCGCAACAATGGCTGCTTCTGCATTGATTATGGTGCCGGTTACCGTCGTTTTCATGATTTTCCAGAAGCATTTCATCAAGGGTATCGCGATGACAGGTATGAAATAA
- a CDS encoding amidohydrolase family protein has protein sequence MNDLYLSQFDPYAECITPQHPICKPKFPVFDMHTHMGNLVPGPGYAALYHTADYVEALQDVGVAHIVNLDGVWGNELDAMIRKTEGFENYITTFVWIDVSRIDDPDFKQWVRNHLMEAYRKGARGIKMWKVISLEYRDTYGRYIRTDDSRLDVVYQTAAELHMPILIHIADPVAFFKPADRHNERFEELNCHPDWQFGKPGQLCFEELMDMQDRMVENHPQTTFIIAHFGSYAENLKHVALRLDRYDNMYVDMAARVAELGRVPYSSKTFFETYSERIVFGTDCCPLDLGQHSIYYRFLESMDEYFPYQPNGELPGQGRWRIYGIGLSDEILRKVYYQNACRIMNMDEQQFLLQNK, from the coding sequence ATGAACGATCTCTATTTATCACAGTTTGACCCGTATGCAGAATGTATAACACCACAGCATCCGATATGCAAACCGAAATTTCCGGTATTCGATATGCATACACATATGGGTAATCTGGTTCCCGGCCCCGGTTATGCGGCACTGTATCATACTGCGGATTATGTCGAAGCTTTGCAGGATGTTGGCGTTGCACATATCGTGAATCTTGATGGTGTCTGGGGAAATGAGCTTGATGCCATGATTCGTAAGACGGAGGGTTTTGAGAATTATATAACTACATTTGTATGGATCGATGTATCCAGAATTGATGATCCGGATTTCAAGCAATGGGTGCGTAATCATTTGATGGAAGCTTATCGGAAGGGAGCACGCGGTATCAAGATGTGGAAGGTCATTTCACTGGAATACAGGGATACGTACGGCAGGTATATTCGAACAGATGATTCGCGTCTGGATGTTGTGTATCAAACAGCAGCGGAACTGCACATGCCAATTTTAATTCATATTGCGGATCCAGTAGCGTTTTTTAAGCCTGCTGATCGTCATAATGAACGCTTTGAGGAATTGAACTGTCATCCTGACTGGCAGTTTGGCAAACCGGGGCAGTTGTGCTTTGAAGAACTTATGGATATGCAGGATCGTATGGTGGAGAACCACCCGCAAACAACCTTTATAATTGCACATTTCGGCAGCTATGCGGAAAATCTGAAGCATGTTGCACTGCGTCTGGATCGATACGATAATATGTATGTGGATATGGCGGCGCGTGTAGCAGAGCTGGGGAGAGTGCCCTATTCCAGTAAAACATTCTTTGAAACGTATTCAGAACGCATTGTATTCGGAACGGATTGCTGTCCGCTGGATCTGGGACAGCATTCCATTTATTACCGTTTTCTGGAATCCATGGATGAATATTTTCCATATCAGCCAAATGGCGAGCTTCCGGGACAGGGGAGATGGCGAATCTATGGAATCGGTCTATCGGATGAAATTTTGCGAAAAGTCTATTATCAGAATGCATGTCGTATTATGAATATGGATGAACAGCAGTTTTTGCTACAGAATAAATAA
- a CDS encoding LPXTG cell wall anchor domain-containing protein, whose amino-acid sequence MKKLLTLFATIALTAVCVTPTTLYAADVQTEKTNETVSNAVAEINGTSYASLSEAIQSVQEGQSIKLLQDINLTASIDVKDKTFSLDLNGLNIKQELNDSVGKTNAPIRLYNSSMTVNDSVGTGSIFGYQCAVGVFVNSSLILNSGSFKGEWYGIAGNGLNNNGTTIVINGGSISNADPDGTGAAIYHPQTGEITINGGTVKGDLGIQLCSGNLSVMNINGGTVSGTGADKRNSKTGDGAIPDGAAISVVNRPGYSSIPNVTISGGTFTSSSSEALLAYTWSKNENKEWVVSDWANAKENVRVNGGIFNTDPTAYVSNSYKAFKTSDGFAVAPLASNITLSENELTLEEGASKTVTAVLAPEGTLETVTWSSDKPEIATVKDGKVTALKSGKAVITAETESGKKASCTVTVTKPVAVETPSIDTSKPTDEIKVGVNDEKAEQLLKDVTDQIIAGSSEFTDTDTANAVIKAAKAGKTVTVVADVQKADSSNAQVQADAKKIQKELEALTAESNNTATVAMYLDLSVLIKADDTVLGNITNLSTPMKFTVVVPENLLAEGREFYILRVHNGAVNKIVPEHNKNILTFGTDRFSTYAVVYEDKKIDDNGTTPEPKPEPTPEPTPTPEKTIYNVVFVDMNGAVLRTEKVEANKAATAPKAPEVEGYRFVKWDTDFTKVTKDLLVKPVYEKVAATEKPSTPEKPSNDKKSPNTGDTTNAGLFTAFALLGLVSMGIIAIQRKRKQLMK is encoded by the coding sequence ATGAAAAAATTATTAACGTTATTTGCTACGATAGCTCTAACTGCCGTATGCGTAACGCCAACCACTTTGTATGCGGCAGATGTACAAACGGAAAAGACGAATGAAACTGTATCAAATGCTGTTGCTGAGATCAATGGTACATCCTATGCATCGTTGTCTGAAGCGATTCAGTCAGTACAAGAAGGACAATCAATCAAATTACTTCAAGATATAAATTTGACAGCTTCTATTGATGTAAAAGATAAAACCTTTTCACTAGACCTCAATGGGTTAAACATTAAACAGGAGCTGAATGATAGTGTTGGTAAAACAAATGCACCGATTCGACTGTATAATTCATCAATGACAGTCAATGATAGTGTTGGTACTGGTTCAATTTTCGGGTATCAGTGTGCAGTGGGAGTATTTGTTAATTCCAGCTTGATATTGAACAGCGGAAGCTTTAAAGGTGAGTGGTATGGCATCGCTGGTAATGGTCTCAATAATAATGGTACCACGATTGTGATAAATGGTGGTTCTATTTCTAATGCAGATCCTGATGGTACAGGTGCAGCAATTTATCATCCACAGACCGGGGAAATCACAATCAATGGTGGTACTGTTAAAGGTGATCTTGGTATTCAATTATGTTCCGGTAATCTATCTGTAATGAATATCAACGGAGGTACTGTCTCAGGTACCGGAGCAGACAAAAGAAACAGCAAAACAGGAGATGGTGCTATCCCGGATGGTGCAGCTATTTCTGTTGTAAATCGCCCTGGTTATAGCTCTATTCCAAATGTGACAATCTCAGGAGGAACCTTTACATCAAGCAGCAGCGAAGCTTTACTTGCATATACATGGAGCAAAAATGAAAATAAAGAATGGGTTGTATCTGATTGGGCGAATGCAAAAGAAAATGTGAGGGTTAATGGTGGTATTTTCAATACAGACCCAACTGCTTATGTAAGTAATTCATATAAGGCATTCAAGACTAGTGACGGATTTGCCGTTGCACCGCTTGCAAGCAATATAACTTTATCTGAAAACGAATTAACATTGGAGGAAGGAGCCAGCAAAACAGTAACAGCCGTTCTGGCACCTGAAGGAACTCTTGAAACGGTAACCTGGTCAAGTGATAAGCCTGAAATAGCAACTGTAAAAGACGGAAAGGTTACTGCACTGAAGTCTGGTAAAGCTGTAATCACAGCGGAAACAGAAAGCGGTAAGAAAGCTTCCTGTACTGTTACGGTTACCAAGCCTGTAGCAGTAGAAACTCCTTCTATTGATACATCCAAACCTACTGATGAAATCAAGGTGGGTGTAAATGATGAGAAAGCAGAACAGTTATTGAAAGATGTAACTGATCAGATTATTGCAGGCTCCAGTGAGTTCACAGATACAGATACAGCTAATGCTGTTATTAAAGCTGCAAAAGCAGGCAAGACAGTAACGGTTGTTGCAGATGTGCAGAAGGCTGATTCCAGTAATGCTCAAGTACAGGCTGATGCTAAAAAAATTCAAAAGGAACTGGAAGCATTGACCGCTGAAAGTAATAATACAGCAACAGTGGCAATGTATCTTGACCTGAGTGTCTTAATCAAAGCAGATGATACTGTATTAGGAAATATTACAAATCTGAGTACCCCTATGAAATTCACTGTTGTGGTCCCTGAGAATCTATTAGCAGAAGGAAGAGAATTCTATATACTTCGTGTTCATAATGGAGCTGTTAATAAAATAGTACCAGAGCATAATAAGAATATTTTAACCTTTGGAACAGATCGTTTCTCTACTTATGCTGTCGTATATGAGGATAAAAAAATTGATGATAACGGAACTACCCCGGAACCAAAACCAGAGCCAACACCAGAACCGACACCAACACCAGAAAAGACGATTTATAATGTTGTCTTTGTCGATATGAATGGCGCAGTGCTGAGAACTGAAAAGGTTGAAGCTAACAAAGCGGCAACAGCACCAAAAGCACCGGAAGTTGAAGGCTATCGTTTTGTGAAATGGGATACTGATTTTACGAAGGTAACCAAGGATTTGCTTGTAAAACCTGTTTATGAAAAAGTAGCAGCTACAGAAAAACCGTCAACACCTGAAAAACCATCCAATGATAAGAAATCACCGAATACCGGAGATACAACAAATGCAGGTCTCTTTACAGCATTTGCACTGCTTGGATTAGTTTCGATGGGAATTATTGCTATTCAGCGTAAAAGAAAACAATTGATGAAATAA
- the ugpC gene encoding sn-glycerol-3-phosphate ABC transporter ATP-binding protein UgpC codes for MANLRLENINKIYDNKVQAVFDFNLEIKDKEFIVFVGPSGCGKSTTLRMIAGLEEISSGSLYIDDVLENDVPSKDRDIAMVFQSYALYPHMSVYDNMAFGMKIKKVPKDEIDKRIHEAARILEIEPYLKRKPKALSGGQRQRVALGRAIVRNAKVFLMDEPLSNLDAKLRVQMRSEIIKLHERIGATTIYVTHDQTEAMTMASRIVVMKDGYIQQIGAPKEIYEHPANMFVAGFLGSPAMNFIEGTYKEGMFCFDAHSIEVNNLAKESLKTYENKRIIMGIRPENIYMEEIVAQTYPKSVIDYQLDVKELLGNEYILHGTIGNTPMVAKVNARMELQPHQMLKLTIDANRMNFFDPETEEAIHS; via the coding sequence ATGGCAAATTTGAGGTTAGAGAATATAAATAAGATATATGATAATAAGGTACAGGCTGTTTTTGATTTCAATCTGGAAATCAAGGATAAGGAATTCATTGTTTTTGTAGGTCCGTCCGGCTGCGGTAAATCCACGACGCTTCGCATGATTGCCGGTCTCGAGGAAATATCCAGCGGCAGTCTGTATATTGATGATGTACTGGAAAATGATGTGCCAAGTAAGGACCGTGATATCGCCATGGTATTTCAATCCTATGCGCTATATCCGCACATGAGTGTCTATGATAATATGGCGTTCGGCATGAAAATCAAAAAGGTGCCAAAGGATGAAATAGATAAGCGTATTCACGAAGCAGCGCGAATTTTGGAAATCGAACCATATCTGAAACGCAAGCCAAAAGCACTATCCGGCGGACAGCGGCAAAGGGTTGCTCTGGGGAGGGCAATTGTCCGCAATGCCAAGGTGTTTTTGATGGATGAGCCGTTATCTAATCTGGATGCCAAGCTGCGCGTGCAGATGCGTTCTGAAATCATAAAGCTGCATGAACGCATCGGAGCGACGACAATTTATGTTACTCATGATCAGACAGAGGCTATGACGATGGCGAGCCGCATTGTTGTTATGAAGGATGGGTATATCCAGCAAATCGGAGCACCGAAGGAAATTTACGAGCATCCGGCTAATATGTTTGTGGCAGGCTTTTTAGGAAGTCCAGCTATGAATTTCATCGAGGGAACGTATAAGGAAGGTATGTTCTGCTTTGATGCACATTCAATTGAAGTAAATAATCTTGCGAAGGAGAGTCTGAAAACCTATGAGAATAAAAGAATTATCATGGGAATCCGTCCGGAAAACATCTACATGGAGGAAATCGTAGCACAGACCTATCCAAAATCTGTCATAGACTATCAGTTGGATGTAAAGGAACTGCTGGGAAATGAATATATACTGCATGGGACGATCGGTAACACGCCGATGGTTGCCAAGGTAAATGCGCGTATGGAGCTGCAGCCGCATCAGATGCTGAAACTGACGATAGATGCGAACCGTATGAATTTCTTTGATCCGGAAACAGAAGAGGCAATTCATTCATGA